One segment of Manduca sexta isolate Smith_Timp_Sample1 chromosome 27, JHU_Msex_v1.0, whole genome shotgun sequence DNA contains the following:
- the LOC115444923 gene encoding uncharacterized protein LOC115444923 isoform X2 produces MMNCFEYLRLNTPRIGRVYNEAWSQKIGVMENLLPSTIFPINLNIKDVPRRRFDLLTRTDDIVKEHAKLVQDINGLKQVVFIPTIGEDSKDYEDSIFHEIIETSTTLKPMLTKPSKTSSIPIILLGGASQRHVVKSLPVDYSKPVINLVGTTISPVKHSYPFVMPSTSRKPFRVCMSTMPMYSTTTKQPSLWERLLNSIIPR; encoded by the exons ATG ATGAACTGCTTCGAATACTTGAGATTGAACACTCCTAGAATAGGCAGAGTTTATAACGAAG CATGGTCGCAGAAAATAGGCGTGATGGAGAACTTACTGCCATCTACTATATTTCCCATAAATCTGAACATAAAGGATGTGCCGAGACGCAGATTCGATTTGTTGACGAGGACGGACGACATTGTAAAAGAACACGCAAAATTGGTGCAGGACATCAACGGGCTCAAGCAAGTTGTTTTTATCCCTACAATAGGCGAAGATAGCAAAGATTATGAAGATTCTATTTTTCATGAAATTATAGAAACTTCTACAACTTTGAAACCTATGTTAACCAAACCATCAAAAACGAGTTCGATCCCTATAATATTGCTCGGCGGTGCAAGTCAGCGACACGTAGTCAAAAGTCTGCCAGTGGATTATTCGAAACCCGTTATAAACTTAGTTGGGACTACAATATCTCCTGTGAAGCACTCATACCCGTTCGTGATGCCATCGACTTCGCGTAAACCATTTAGAGTGTGCATGTCCACGATGCCCATGTACTCAACAACTACAAAGCAACCGTCTCTATGGGAGAGACTATTAAATTCCATTATACCAAGATAA
- the LOC115444926 gene encoding sodium/potassium/calcium exchanger 4: protein MAKMLIRTRNVECKYKISIIIRVVLFLGIPLVYFLFNGGNTFFGDASQYININADEASSFSSRRLLGVVDGGKNCTHPAILEFPPDGLTRYQRQHGFVLIHCVLAVYCFLLLGGICEHYFVPAIDIICRRLHMASDIAGATFMAAASSSPELFINCVGTFVTEGDLGVGAVVGSAVFNVLAVPACCALFAARVELDWWSVSRDCLMYAVAVVALILTLLDGKIYWHEALLLVLMYILYILAMVFNGRLGSFAKHGCCFTFKKSKTYTEVTPLLVKEKLGPLDASQRMTRPVQQSDLEQGIEMTRRHGSTSSDSSTTSVWSFPGEKTSMWMKIYWFLTWPISFLLWLTIPDCRKRQALYPLTFIMCIAWIGSVSYVVAWIITILGDTLDLPDSITGLTILAAGTSLPEAVSSVLVTRQGCGTMGISNSIGSNTFDILLCLGLPWLIKSLVYPGTPDNHWVTINSSGLPYSAISLLSTLFALYGCLTLNKFQLDWKIGVTCAVIYFGYLVLAALIELNVFFMVNLPICPH, encoded by the exons ATGGCAAAAATGTTGATAAGGACTAGAAATGTTGAgtgtaaatacaaaatttcgATAATTATTCGAGTGGTTTTGTTCCTCGGCATTCCTTTAGTATACTTTTTGTTCAATGGTGGTAATACTTTTTTTGGCGACGCATcacaatatatcaatattaatgcAG ATGAAGCCAGTAGTTTCTCATCGCGCCGCCTTCTTGGTGTAGTGGACGGAGGAAAAAACTGCACACATCCTGCGATTTTAGAATTTCCTCCTGATGGCTTGACTCGTTATCAACGGCAGCAC gGCTTTGTTTTAATCCACTGCGTGTTAgcagtttattgttttttattgttgggCGGTATCTGTGAACATTACTTCGTGCCAGCCATCGACATCATTTGTAGAC gtctACATATGGCATCAGATATAGCAGGAGCGACGTTTATGGCGGCAGCTAGCTCCAGTCCAGAACTGTTTATCAACTGCGTGGGTACTTTTGTGACTGAAGGCGATCTGGGTGTTGGAGCTGTTGTCGGCTCGGCTGTGTTCAACGTGCTTGCTGTGCCAGCATGCTGCGCACTGTTCGCTGCGAGA GTGGAGCTGGACTGGTGGTCAGTTTCCCGAGACTGCCTCATGTACGCTGTGGCCGTGGTGGCGCTTATTTTAACGCTACTCGACGGCAAAATATACTGGCACGAAGCTCTCCTACTCGTTCTCATGTATATACTGTATATATTGG ctaTGGTTTTCAACGGCCGTCTAGGATCTTTTGCGAAACATGGCTGTTGTTTTACATTCAAGAAATCTAAAACTTACACAGAAGTTACACCGCTTTTGGTTAAAG AAAAACTTGGACCTCTAGATGCATCTCAACGTATGACTCGTCCCGTTCAACAAAGTGATTTAGAACAAGGAATAGAAATGACGAGACGACACGGCTCTACAAGTTCAG ATTCAAGCACGACATCTGTTTGGTCATTTCCTGGAGAAAAAACATCGATGTGGATGAAAATTTACTGGTTTTTAACTTGGCCTATATCTTTCCTCCTGTGGCTTACTATTCCAGACTGTCGAAAGCGACAGGCTCTGTACCCCTTAACCTTTATAATGTGTATCGCTTGGATAGGAAGCGTGTCGTATGTCGTCGCATGGATTATTACTATTTTGg GTGACACACTCGACTTGCCCGACAGTATTACGGGCCTAACCATCCTTGCAGCCGGTACGAGCCTACCTGAAGCAGTTTCTAGCGTGCTAGTTACCAGGCAAG GATGTGGTACAATGGGTATAAGCAACTCAATCGGATCTAACACTTTCGACATCCTGCTGTGTCTGGGCCTGCCGTGGCTGATAAAGTCCTTGGTGTATCCAGGCACTCCTGACAACCACtgg GTGACAATAAATTCAAGCGGCCTGCCTTACAGCGCCATCTCTCTTTTGTCCACGCTTTTCGCGTTGTACGGCTGCTTGACATTGAACAAGTTTCAATTAGACTGGAAAATTGGTGTCACTTGCGCCGTAATTTACTTTGGATATCTCGTACTTGCAGCGCTGATCGAACTCAATGTGTTCTTCATGGTCAACTTACCTATTTGTCCACATTAG
- the LOC115444923 gene encoding uncharacterized protein LOC115444923 isoform X1 translates to MWLWMVLWLVWSAQVSATLDFGFFTQKQQYAPTPEMNCFEYLRLNTPRIGRVYNEAWSQKIGVMENLLPSTIFPINLNIKDVPRRRFDLLTRTDDIVKEHAKLVQDINGLKQVVFIPTIGEDSKDYEDSIFHEIIETSTTLKPMLTKPSKTSSIPIILLGGASQRHVVKSLPVDYSKPVINLVGTTISPVKHSYPFVMPSTSRKPFRVCMSTMPMYSTTTKQPSLWERLLNSIIPR, encoded by the exons ATGTGGCTGTGGATGGTACTGTGGCTCGTGTGGTCCGCTCAGGTCAGCGCCACGCTCGACTTTGGCTTCTTCACGCAGAAACAACAATATGCACCGACTCCTGAG ATGAACTGCTTCGAATACTTGAGATTGAACACTCCTAGAATAGGCAGAGTTTATAACGAAG CATGGTCGCAGAAAATAGGCGTGATGGAGAACTTACTGCCATCTACTATATTTCCCATAAATCTGAACATAAAGGATGTGCCGAGACGCAGATTCGATTTGTTGACGAGGACGGACGACATTGTAAAAGAACACGCAAAATTGGTGCAGGACATCAACGGGCTCAAGCAAGTTGTTTTTATCCCTACAATAGGCGAAGATAGCAAAGATTATGAAGATTCTATTTTTCATGAAATTATAGAAACTTCTACAACTTTGAAACCTATGTTAACCAAACCATCAAAAACGAGTTCGATCCCTATAATATTGCTCGGCGGTGCAAGTCAGCGACACGTAGTCAAAAGTCTGCCAGTGGATTATTCGAAACCCGTTATAAACTTAGTTGGGACTACAATATCTCCTGTGAAGCACTCATACCCGTTCGTGATGCCATCGACTTCGCGTAAACCATTTAGAGTGTGCATGTCCACGATGCCCATGTACTCAACAACTACAAAGCAACCGTCTCTATGGGAGAGACTATTAAATTCCATTATACCAAGATAA